Proteins encoded by one window of Streptomyces sp. LX-29:
- a CDS encoding LysR family transcriptional regulator, which produces MLERLEIEAFLTLAEELHFGRTADRLHVTTGRISQTIKKLERRIGAPLFERNSRRVRLTPIGQRLHDDLRPACQQIEAGLRKAAEAARGSHSVLRVGFVGAAAGQLMAQAAQLFAERHPGCRARLRELQIADGFPRLRAGDVDLLIVTRPHQEPGMANGPVLFSEPRMLAVSSRHPLARRRTVSLEDLTAVRLLQVAQTVPGYWRTERTPALTPDGHPVEVGPGFETFQEALTLIGADQGAFVVGAQATRYYARSDIAYIPFSDAPPLEWIPTWLATNTTTTIHSFNRAAQDAASRDGEAVDDMGV; this is translated from the coding sequence GTGCTCGAACGGCTGGAGATCGAGGCGTTCCTGACGCTGGCCGAGGAACTCCACTTCGGCCGCACGGCCGACCGCCTGCATGTGACGACCGGCCGGATCAGCCAGACCATCAAGAAGCTGGAGCGGCGGATCGGGGCTCCGCTGTTCGAACGCAACAGCCGCCGGGTCCGTCTCACCCCGATCGGGCAGCGGCTCCACGACGATCTGCGGCCGGCGTGCCAGCAGATCGAGGCCGGGCTGAGGAAGGCGGCCGAGGCCGCGCGGGGCTCCCACAGCGTGCTGCGGGTCGGCTTCGTCGGCGCCGCGGCGGGACAACTCATGGCGCAGGCGGCCCAGTTGTTCGCCGAGCGCCATCCCGGCTGCCGGGCCCGACTCAGGGAACTGCAGATCGCCGACGGCTTCCCCCGGCTGCGCGCCGGCGACGTGGACCTGCTGATCGTCACCCGGCCGCACCAGGAACCCGGCATGGCCAACGGCCCGGTCCTGTTCTCCGAACCCCGGATGCTCGCCGTGTCCTCCCGGCACCCCCTGGCGCGCCGACGCACCGTCTCGCTGGAGGATCTCACCGCGGTCAGACTGCTCCAGGTGGCCCAGACCGTGCCCGGCTACTGGCGCACCGAGCGCACACCCGCGCTGACACCCGACGGACACCCCGTGGAGGTCGGCCCCGGCTTCGAGACCTTCCAGGAGGCGCTGACCCTTATCGGCGCCGACCAGGGCGCGTTCGTGGTGGGCGCCCAGGCCACCCGCTACTACGCCCGCTCCGACATCGCCTACATCCCCTTCAGCGACGCCCCTCCCCTGGAATGGATCCCCACCTGGCTGGCCACCAACACCACGACCACCATCCACTCCTTCAACCGGGCCGCCCAGGACGCGGCCTCCCGCGACGGCGAAGCGGTCGACGACATGGGCGTCTGA
- a CDS encoding MFS transporter translates to MPLTRWLAVAAVALATFALVTVESLPVGLLPAVAGSLDVSEGTAGLMVTVPGLVASVTAPLLPVAIRHLDRRVVLLGLVVLMVLANGLSAVAPNFAVLLASRFLVGVSIGGFWALAAGLAVRLVPERSVPRATSVVFGGATAANVLGVPAGTLIGDLADWRTAFVVVGALGVLILVALLVLLPPMPASQAVRLRALPEQFRNPVVRTGVIATFLLVSGHFMAFTFISPTLRTLSGIDEAAVGPLLLGFGIAGIIGNFLAGAAAGRDIRTAVITISALLTVVLATFPIVGRDPIGGTALLLVWGLAFGGVPVSVQTWILKAAPEATEAATALNTSVFNLAIALGALAGGLVADHVALSGVLAVGALLTLLTSLAVWRARSN, encoded by the coding sequence GTGCCTCTCACGAGATGGCTCGCCGTGGCGGCCGTGGCGCTCGCGACGTTCGCGCTGGTGACCGTCGAATCGCTGCCGGTGGGCCTCCTCCCCGCCGTCGCCGGATCGCTCGACGTCTCCGAGGGGACGGCCGGGTTGATGGTGACCGTCCCCGGCCTCGTCGCCTCCGTCACCGCGCCGCTCCTGCCGGTGGCGATACGGCACCTGGACCGGCGGGTCGTCCTGCTCGGCCTGGTCGTGCTGATGGTGCTGGCCAACGGGCTGTCGGCGGTGGCCCCGAACTTCGCGGTCCTGCTGGCGTCGCGCTTCCTCGTCGGGGTCAGCATCGGCGGCTTCTGGGCGCTCGCCGCCGGTCTCGCGGTACGTCTGGTCCCGGAGAGGTCCGTGCCCCGGGCCACCTCGGTCGTCTTCGGCGGCGCGACGGCCGCCAACGTGCTCGGCGTGCCGGCCGGAACGCTGATCGGAGACCTCGCGGACTGGCGCACGGCGTTCGTGGTGGTGGGCGCACTCGGCGTGCTCATCCTCGTCGCCCTGCTCGTCCTGCTGCCCCCCATGCCCGCCAGCCAGGCCGTACGGCTTCGCGCCTTGCCGGAGCAGTTCCGCAACCCCGTCGTACGCACCGGTGTCATCGCCACGTTTCTCCTGGTGAGCGGCCATTTCATGGCCTTCACCTTCATCAGCCCGACGCTGCGGACCCTCTCCGGGATCGACGAGGCCGCGGTCGGGCCGCTTCTGCTCGGCTTCGGCATCGCCGGCATCATCGGCAACTTCCTCGCCGGCGCGGCCGCGGGGCGCGACATCCGCACGGCCGTCATCACCATCAGCGCCCTGCTGACCGTCGTCCTGGCGACCTTCCCGATCGTCGGCCGCGACCCGATCGGCGGGACGGCCCTGTTGCTCGTATGGGGACTGGCCTTCGGCGGTGTTCCGGTCAGCGTCCAGACGTGGATCCTCAAGGCGGCCCCCGAGGCCACCGAGGCGGCCACCGCCCTGAACACCTCCGTGTTCAACCTCGCCATCGCGCTCGGCGCCCTGGCCGGGGGACTCGTCGCCGACCACGTGGCGCTCAGCGGTGTCCTGGCGGTCGGGGCGCTTCTCACGCTCCTGACCTCCCTGGCGGTGTGGCGCGCACGAAGCAACTGA
- a CDS encoding ADP-ribosyltransferase domain-containing protein, translating into MSDANAPATPDPNDPLALAELFKGGGEPWLPLLKPVIEAQPNAASFIGAGRGPEVVPVRELTFQALKPHPPHKWKVVIFGQNPYPRPESATGIAMFDNTFHDWKDSQFGRVVSIRCIIKAAAMWKYGIPKKTPIADIRALLKKQDTVQPPEWFQAMLTQGVLLLNAALTASSDAARGDDRHTVFWRPVAERIVEEILKAKQNADEEDRGVVFAWWGAHARHLKKVVCRLQEKYPDVEVRHIDHPNPAAQGDVFCEGDHFGMVNEALASLGADEIDWLPSKGWNKVATESGRTNGDIADRMGAFIASTMELHQLYLERLASVKDEGLVLPAITGVFDTPLMEFRDAVTPVAELLSGLDRHVMLSHEFGKRRADELSGDLSADAIAALYLYTCESAFYREINAILRSPDRSKLVPYLPYLRLLFSAVSQLPARTEPLWRGVPLDLRAQYPLGRTVTWWGVSSCTSKVGVARGFLGGRGKRTLFEVRPVRAVGIRRFSAFTDEEEFILSPGTQLKVTGVRAERGGLCTVQLTELEEQTLVS; encoded by the coding sequence ATGAGCGATGCCAACGCGCCCGCCACGCCCGACCCGAATGACCCGCTGGCCCTCGCCGAACTGTTCAAGGGCGGCGGTGAACCATGGCTTCCGCTGTTGAAGCCGGTCATCGAGGCGCAGCCGAACGCGGCCTCGTTCATCGGCGCGGGCCGCGGCCCGGAGGTCGTCCCCGTCCGCGAACTGACCTTCCAGGCGCTGAAGCCCCATCCACCGCACAAGTGGAAGGTCGTCATCTTCGGGCAGAACCCGTACCCGCGGCCGGAGAGCGCCACCGGCATCGCCATGTTCGACAACACCTTCCATGACTGGAAGGACAGCCAGTTCGGCAGGGTCGTCAGCATCCGCTGCATCATCAAGGCAGCGGCGATGTGGAAGTACGGCATTCCCAAGAAGACCCCGATCGCCGATATCCGTGCGCTGTTGAAGAAGCAGGACACCGTCCAACCGCCGGAGTGGTTCCAGGCGATGCTCACGCAGGGTGTGCTGCTGCTGAACGCGGCACTCACCGCCAGCAGTGACGCGGCGCGGGGAGACGACCGGCACACCGTGTTCTGGCGTCCGGTCGCCGAGCGGATCGTCGAGGAGATCCTCAAGGCCAAGCAGAACGCCGACGAGGAGGACCGGGGTGTCGTCTTCGCCTGGTGGGGGGCTCACGCGCGCCATCTGAAAAAGGTCGTCTGTCGACTCCAGGAGAAGTACCCCGACGTCGAGGTCCGGCATATCGACCACCCCAATCCCGCGGCGCAGGGTGATGTCTTCTGCGAGGGCGACCATTTCGGAATGGTGAACGAGGCCCTCGCCTCGCTGGGCGCCGACGAGATCGACTGGTTGCCGAGCAAGGGATGGAACAAGGTCGCGACGGAGTCCGGTAGGACGAACGGCGACATAGCCGATCGCATGGGAGCGTTTATCGCGTCCACCATGGAACTGCACCAGCTTTACCTCGAACGGCTCGCCAGCGTCAAAGACGAGGGGCTTGTCCTCCCCGCGATCACCGGCGTGTTCGACACCCCGCTCATGGAGTTCCGCGACGCCGTCACCCCGGTCGCCGAGCTGCTGTCCGGCCTCGACCGGCACGTCATGCTGTCGCACGAGTTCGGCAAGAGGCGGGCGGACGAATTGTCCGGCGACCTGTCCGCCGATGCGATCGCCGCGCTGTATCTCTATACCTGTGAGTCGGCTTTCTACCGGGAGATCAACGCCATTCTGCGCTCCCCGGACCGGAGCAAACTCGTCCCCTACCTGCCTTATCTGCGGCTGTTGTTCTCGGCGGTGTCCCAGCTTCCCGCTCGCACCGAGCCGTTGTGGCGTGGGGTGCCGCTGGATCTGCGTGCGCAGTACCCACTCGGGCGGACCGTGACCTGGTGGGGCGTTTCCTCGTGCACATCCAAGGTCGGCGTGGCGCGAGGGTTCCTCGGCGGCCGCGGCAAGCGGACGCTCTTCGAGGTGCGCCCCGTCCGTGCCGTGGGCATCCGCCGCTTCTCCGCGTTCACCGACGAGGAGGAGTTCATCCTCTCGCCGGGCACACAGCTCAAGGTGACGGGTGTCAGAGCCGAGCGCGGCGGCCTGTGCACGGTGCAGCTGACCGAACTGGAAGAGCAGACTCTCGTGTCCTGA